The following proteins come from a genomic window of Candidatus Methylomirabilota bacterium:
- a CDS encoding methyltransferase domain-containing protein encodes MEETRLAPDVAAYYARGGEVRRLVEGHGRLELARTQELILRHLPRGRAVVWDVGGGTGVYACWLAAQGHEVHLVDALPQHVRQALEASARQPGRPLASAAVGDARRLEAPDAGADALLLLGPLYHLTERLDRLAALAEARRVLKRGGLVFAAGISRFASLLSGVAEGLLRDPAFVTIVERDLRDGRHANPTDEDYFTTSYFHLPHELEAEVRDAGFAPRELVGVEGPGWLLADLDARWRDPAERERLLWAARAIEREPTLLGLSPHILVVADNPSH; translated from the coding sequence GTGGAGGAGACACGGCTCGCGCCCGACGTCGCCGCGTATTACGCGCGGGGCGGCGAGGTCCGGCGCCTCGTCGAGGGGCACGGCCGGCTCGAGCTCGCCCGCACGCAGGAGCTGATCCTGCGCCACCTGCCGCGCGGGCGCGCCGTCGTCTGGGACGTCGGCGGCGGCACGGGCGTGTACGCGTGCTGGCTCGCGGCGCAGGGCCACGAGGTGCACCTCGTGGACGCGCTGCCCCAGCACGTGCGGCAGGCGCTCGAGGCGTCGGCGCGCCAGCCCGGCCGCCCGCTGGCGAGCGCCGCCGTCGGCGACGCGCGCCGGCTCGAGGCGCCGGACGCGGGCGCCGACGCGTTGCTCCTCCTCGGGCCGCTCTACCACCTGACCGAGCGCCTTGACCGGCTCGCGGCGCTCGCCGAGGCGCGGCGCGTCCTCAAGCGCGGCGGGCTCGTCTTCGCCGCCGGCATCTCGCGCTTCGCCTCGCTCCTCTCGGGCGTGGCCGAAGGGCTCCTCCGCGACCCGGCGTTCGTGACGATCGTCGAGCGCGACCTGCGCGACGGCCGCCACGCGAACCCGACCGACGAGGACTACTTCACGACCTCCTACTTCCACCTGCCGCACGAGCTCGAGGCCGAGGTGAGGGACGCGGGCTTCGCCCCGCGCGAGCTCGTCGGCGTCGAGGGGCCGGGCTGGCTCCTGGCCGATCTCGACGCGCGCTGGCGGGACCCGGCCGAGCGTGAGCGCCTGCTGTGGGCCGCGCGCGCGATCGAGCGCGAGCCCACGCTCCTCGGCCTGTCGCCCCACATCCTGGTCGTCGCGGACAACCCTTCTCACTGA